The stretch of DNA ACTCCGGCCATTAATacgttttaatttcttttcacgcTTTCCTCACTttcccccccccctctctctctcgccccGTACGCGTGActcccagccgaatcttcctctgcccagcccgacgccgccgtgcgtcggtgagcctcaccgcctcttccaccggcaccacctcactccggcgagtccccccacaccgatctccctctctcacgctctctcttcctctctctcggttgtGCGCAGTCCCGAATGGGTTTGATGttgctgcgccgccgtacgccatcctccggcgccaccacctccacggtagcctcctctcccaccggccatccccctccagcgagctcggcctccatctctgTGCGgtttgctcccacgaaatctacctctctcttgcacgggttctccacacccacggcggagatccacctcctctggccaccgcaccaccaccgggacctcctttCGCCACCGACCATCTCTCGTAGCCGTCCTCACGCCCAGCTGAGCCACCATGGatgctcaccttccctcacgAACGCCCACTTCCCCTTCGGCCACCTCCACCGTagtttgtggtgattttttttattttatggtatttttttttgtgattttgtggtgattttgttaatttgcggtatttttgtgaagattttatgatgattttgtggttttaccgtgtatttttgtgatgattttgctGTGATTTTGCATCTGTGGATTTGCTTCAAGGATGCCAAGAGGGACGAGATGCGATTTGCTGAAGATTTTACCGTGTTATTACTGTTTGgtgaagattttatgatgattttgtgcttttatcgtgtatttttgtgatgattttgttgtgattttactTCGATTTTGCATCTGTGGTTTTGCTTCGAGGATGCGATTTGCGGTTTTATTTCAATTTACTTCGGTATATTTTTAAGAGGATGCGATTCGCGTTAtgtgattttgccgtggttttggttttggacggcactattcactactgttcatcttatacacgcttttaagtaataggaagatatatataaccCGAGAATTAAAGGTTCTTGCCTTCTAATTATCCCATTGAAAACGACTAAACAAGTAATTAAACCAATGGGTTATTATGAGGTTGGTAGAAGATGATAGAGAGATATAAAGGGAACTACAGTCTTGAGGGCATCCCTCCCCCGACCACCAGAGTTTCTCCTGTTATATAAGCAGCATCATCAGACAACAAAaaggcagcagcagcagccatgTCTTGAGTGGTACCAAGCCTGTTAAGTAGAGTCTTTGCCTCGATCTCCTTCCTCTGCAATATATTAAacccaaaatttattaaaagagtCAATGCTCAAGATCTTTTGAGGTGGGCAAGGTGCAGACATGCAACAAGAATGGATATACTCttacaacttcattttccaaaagGGATGCGGCAAAGTAGGTTGGTACAAAACCAGGAGCAATACAATTTACACGAGTATCTGGTGCCATCTCAGCCGCAAGCGCctaaatgaagataaaaaagaataagaagataTTCATGATTTGTGAAGTTCTTCAATAAAAAACTAGTACAAAACATGGATACGAGAACTAAAGTCAGACCTTGGTAAGCCCAAGAAGTGCTGTTTTAGTAACCCCATACATAGCCATGGAAGCAGGTGGTTGGAAGGCGGTAATGGAAGAAATAATAACCACTGAAGAACCCTTCTGCATGTGAGGAGCTGCATCCTGTAAGATTAATGAAGTGAGTTTCAAAACCTTACAAATTTGTCAGCAAATGAAGACCCCAGACCCACCAAGTGTGATAACAGTCCATGAAAAAGGTTCGAAAGGCGATCGAGCCACCGACAGAGTATCCATAAGAACAAATAATAGGAAGATATCGTGATGGTAAGCATATCACAATCCATTATAGATGTACCTTCATTGCCCCACAATAGCATTAATTCTGCCATTCGTTTTTCTTAAAATGAAAAACCTTCCCTAGAAGAAACTACCTTTAAAACAAGTATGGAGGATTTGACATTTATATCCCATAGCTTGTCCAGGACGGATTCTTGAGTTTGCAAAATGGTATCAACAGATGGATTAGCAGCAGCATTGGATACGACAACAtctatttttccatatttctgCACGAGTAAAGACAGATGTTCATACATAAACTTGAATCGATGCCATCCAAAGATTAAGTAGACACATAAAAATCATACAGACTGAATAAAAAGGGACAGACTACAATTAAAGATGTATGTCAAGGTAAGGCTCATTGCCATCATCATTATGGGAAGAGCCTTTAACTTGAAAAAGCAATTATCCTCTCCAGTGAGAAATTAGATTAAAGCTTTCACAAATCGGTTATAATAAATCACTACGTTTAAGTAAGAAATAGTGACTACATCACTTATCAATCGAGAAACAAAAGGGACTGAGAAAATTGACCAAGTCCAACTGTTGAAGCTGTCTGGCCTTCAAAGCAGGAACCATATGCAAAATATCAATTTACGTTTTCTCCTTCCTTTCTCTACCAAATCTAAACTAACACTTgcttagaaaacaaaaattaaatctaaacaCCTTCTAAAGCTCCTAGATATATTTCCTGTTCCAGGTTATTTGTACAAAAATCAACATTCAAACTACATATCTCACCTGAACAGTCTTGTCTATGAGGTTCTTCCTTTGTTGTGCATTTGACACGTGACAAACGACACCAAACGCATCGATTCCTTGAGCTTTAAGTTTTTCAACCGCTTCATCTACGTTTTTCTGTAAAAATTTCACAAGTTCAAcgaaataaatacatattagAACGACACGAGCCTTAGCTACGATCGGAAACACTCGCACACGATCCCGAAAAGCTAAAAATTTAGGAAATTGGAAAAAAACATAAGGGTGGCATGTAGTAGAAAAAGAATCCCAAACTTGGCTGGAATTGAGAGATCCCAGATGAAATAAAGTGTGTAAATCCCAAAATACGAAACCAAAAACTCGAAATCGA from Juglans regia cultivar Chandler chromosome 4, Walnut 2.0, whole genome shotgun sequence encodes:
- the LOC108996410 gene encoding tropinone reductase-like 3, which encodes MDKTLKIAKRFDGKVAIVTASTQGIGFGIAERLGLEGASVIVSSRKQKNVDEAVEKLKAQGIDAFGVVCHVSNAQQRKNLIDKTVQKYGKIDVVVSNAAANPSVDTILQTQESVLDKLWDINVKSSILVLKDAAPHMQKGSSVVIISSITAFQPPASMAMYGVTKTALLGLTKALAAEMAPDTRVNCIAPGFVPTYFAASLLENEVRKEIEAKTLLNRLGTTQDMAAAAAFLLSDDAAYITGETLVVGGGMPSRL